In Elaeis guineensis isolate ETL-2024a chromosome 1, EG11, whole genome shotgun sequence, a genomic segment contains:
- the LOC105039225 gene encoding RING-H2 finger protein ATL56, with protein MPRFDRDRPISSPPSVAMHPHQPPAKPKGGARVLSFVLQAVVMAVALALFFLFAGVAAVVLLHLCVAGRALRRRRRLQSRSHHSADSTTAVAEPSGLSPADLRKIRCFEYSGGGSASPPWPPDCAVCLEELRKGERCRALPGCGHAFHAPCIDRWLVRSPACPICRTGVVVAAVVPDRVIRRPVGWA; from the coding sequence ATGCCGCGATTCGATCGCGACCGTCCGATCAGTTCTCCTCCCTCCGTCGCGATGCACCCCCACCAGCCGCCGGCGAAGCCTAAGGGCGGCGCCCGCGTTCTCTCCTTCGTCCTCCAGGCCGTCGTTATGGCGGTGGCTCTCGCCCTTTTCTTCCTCTTCGCCGGGGTCGCCGCCGTCGTCCTCCTCCATCTCTGCGTCGCCGGCCGCGCCCTTCGCCGCCGTCGCCGCCTCCAGTCCCGGAGCCACCACTCAGCCGATTCCACCACCGCCGTCGCAGAGCCCTCCGGCCTCTCCCCAGCCGACTTGAGGAAGATCCGGTGCTTCGAGTACTCCGGCGGTGGCTCGGCGTCGCCGCCGTGGCCGCCGGACTGCGCCGTGTGCCTGGAGGAGTTGCGGAAGGGGGAGAGGTGCCGCGCCCTCCCCGGATGCGGGCATGCGTTCCACGCCCCGTGCATCGACCGATGGCTGGTGAGGTCGCCGGCATGCCCGATCTGCCGCACGGGGGTCGTCGTCGCCGCGGTGGTGCCGGATCGGGTTATCCGGCGGCCTGTGGGATGGGCTTGA